The following coding sequences are from one uncultured Bacteroides sp. window:
- a CDS encoding aldose epimerase family protein, with protein sequence MKNEKTQSGLNPKAFHADVNGQLTNLFVLKNRYGMEVCITNYGARVVSVMVPDRDGKMEDVVCGFPNIEEYMNIKQNFGATIGRYIGRILNARFILNGHTYHLLANTGKHCAHGGDPGFAARIWQAEKLDENSLKLTYFSPDGENGFPGNLIVRVFYTITDANELDIRYEATTDKPTVVNLSNHSFFNLSGNFSTTVEDQYLMINADDYTPYDSAKCVTGEILPVKNTPLDFRIPSRIGARIDEDWMQLNITHGYDHNWVLNAKGDNSKLAASLMDEKSGRTLEVYTTEPGLQIYTANGLKGNIVGKKEVAYKKRCAICLETQHFADSPNKPQFPSTTLLPGDTYRSHTVYRFGILND encoded by the coding sequence ATGAAGAATGAAAAAACACAATCCGGACTAAATCCTAAAGCGTTTCATGCGGATGTAAACGGGCAACTTACTAATCTTTTTGTGCTTAAAAATAGATATGGAATGGAAGTTTGCATAACTAACTATGGAGCTAGAGTCGTTTCTGTAATGGTACCTGATAGGGATGGTAAGATGGAGGATGTAGTGTGTGGCTTTCCGAATATAGAAGAATATATGAATATTAAGCAAAACTTCGGAGCAACCATTGGTCGCTATATCGGTCGTATTCTTAATGCTCGTTTTATTCTTAATGGACATACTTACCATTTGCTTGCTAATACAGGAAAGCATTGCGCTCACGGTGGTGATCCTGGTTTTGCTGCGAGGATTTGGCAGGCTGAAAAGCTAGATGAGAATTCATTAAAACTAACTTATTTTTCTCCTGATGGCGAAAATGGATTTCCCGGTAATCTTATTGTGCGAGTATTTTATACAATAACGGATGCTAATGAGTTGGATATTCGTTATGAAGCTACAACAGATAAACCGACAGTGGTTAATCTATCTAACCATTCATTTTTTAATCTTTCAGGAAATTTTAGTACGACTGTTGAAGATCAATATTTAATGATAAATGCAGATGACTATACACCTTATGATTCTGCTAAATGCGTCACCGGAGAGATTCTTCCGGTAAAAAATACGCCATTAGATTTTAGAATACCTTCACGTATAGGAGCCCGAATAGATGAAGATTGGATGCAGTTGAACATCACTCATGGATATGACCATAATTGGGTGTTAAATGCGAAAGGAGATAATTCTAAATTGGCGGCTTCTCTTATGGATGAAAAGAGTGGACGTACTCTTGAAGTATATACTACCGAACCAGGTTTGCAGATTTATACAGCAAATGGCTTAAAGGGCAATATTGTGGGTAAAAAAGAGGTGGCTTATAAGAAACGTTGTGCTATTTGTTTGGAAACACAACACTTTGCTGATAGCCCTAATAAACCCCAATTTCCTTCTACTACCCTCTTGCCGGGAGATACTTATCGTAGTCATACTGTTTATCGTTTTGGAATATTAAATGACTAG
- a CDS encoding transposase — translation MDAKQLESQYKNHLSNYRCWDQLPHAEDWILFEKNIGAHVGLDETRLSRGELYTILINKEAKGKKGSIIAMIKGTDVQTVSAVLLQLSRRRRFQVREITLDMASNMHQIARICFPCAKQVVDRFHVQQLAFEAVQEMRIKARWEAMDKENIEISHAKACGMQYKPLILENGDTKKQLLVRSRYLLFKKETAWSSSQSKRAAVLFKEYPDIKKAYYLSMRLGLIYHQSTHADVALTKLARWYDQVDKSGFLSFGTVARTIQTHYLRIVAFFKNRATNAASESFNAKIKQFRAQLRGVRDVAFFLFRLSKIYA, via the coding sequence TTGGATGCCAAGCAACTTGAATCGCAATATAAAAATCATCTGAGCAATTACAGATGCTGGGATCAACTTCCCCATGCAGAAGATTGGATCTTGTTTGAAAAGAATATAGGTGCTCATGTAGGGCTAGATGAAACAAGGCTTTCTCGTGGAGAGTTATACACTATTCTAATAAATAAGGAAGCTAAAGGAAAGAAAGGAAGCATTATTGCTATGATTAAAGGGACGGATGTGCAAACAGTCTCGGCTGTATTGCTTCAGCTATCGCGCAGACGTCGTTTTCAAGTTCGTGAGATTACCTTAGACATGGCTTCGAACATGCATCAGATTGCGCGTATCTGTTTCCCCTGCGCCAAGCAAGTGGTCGATCGTTTTCATGTACAGCAATTGGCCTTTGAAGCCGTACAGGAAATGCGTATTAAAGCACGTTGGGAAGCTATGGATAAAGAAAATATAGAGATTAGCCATGCTAAGGCTTGTGGAATGCAGTACAAACCTTTGATATTGGAGAATGGAGATACCAAAAAACAACTGCTTGTCAGAAGCCGTTATTTGTTATTTAAGAAAGAGACAGCCTGGAGTAGTTCTCAAAGTAAGCGTGCAGCTGTTTTGTTTAAAGAATACCCGGACATCAAAAAGGCATACTATTTAAGTATGCGCTTAGGACTCATTTATCATCAGTCCACGCATGCTGATGTGGCATTAACCAAACTGGCTCGCTGGTACGATCAGGTTGATAAATCTGGATTTCTATCCTTTGGTACAGTGGCAAGAACCATACAAACGCATTACTTAAGAATCGTAGCTTTCTTCAAGAATCGTGCAACTAATGCGGCAAGCGAATCTTTTAATGCAAAAATAAAGCAATTCAGAGCACAACTCAGAGGAGTCAGGGATGTGGCATTCTTCTTATTCAGATTATCTAAAATTTATGCTTAA
- a CDS encoding helix-turn-helix domain-containing protein yields MEVIAIEGKIFEHIKERFEAFAKQIKQWCGIDQTNSKWLDNQDVSTLLGISKRTLQYYRNNGKISFSQVNSKCYYKTSDVEKLLNNSLTSKQSRK; encoded by the coding sequence ATGGAAGTAATAGCAATAGAAGGCAAGATTTTCGAACATATAAAAGAACGCTTCGAAGCCTTTGCCAAACAGATTAAACAATGGTGCGGAATAGACCAAACCAACAGTAAGTGGCTCGATAATCAGGACGTTTCTACTCTTCTGGGCATATCGAAAAGAACATTACAGTACTACCGCAATAACGGCAAGATTTCTTTCTCACAGGTCAACAGCAAATGCTACTACAAGACATCGGATGTTGAAAAGCTTCTCAACAATTCCCTAACCTCAAAACAAAGCAGAAAATGA
- a CDS encoding helix-turn-helix transcriptional regulator, translated as MESTLNTELLSSMLKDKRGKKGLRTVAEEIGGVSYATLSRIEQGRIPDVDTFVKICKWLEVSTDTFIVDAENLGTVSTKDVVIAHLRSEKTLSKETVDMLIKMVDIAYNTK; from the coding sequence ATGGAATCAACTCTTAATACAGAATTGCTATCATCCATGCTAAAAGATAAGCGTGGAAAGAAGGGATTGAGAACAGTAGCAGAGGAAATAGGAGGAGTTAGTTATGCAACTCTTTCCAGAATTGAGCAGGGAAGAATTCCAGATGTTGATACTTTTGTGAAAATATGTAAATGGTTGGAAGTGTCTACCGATACATTCATTGTTGATGCGGAAAATTTAGGTACTGTATCAACTAAAGATGTAGTAATAGCTCATTTAAGATCAGAAAAAACATTGAGTAAAGAAACTGTAGATATGCTTATCAAGATGGTTGATATAGCGTATAATACTAAATGA
- the recR gene encoding recombination mediator RecR: MNQQYSSLLLEKAVNEFAKLPGIGKKTAMRLVLHLLRQDASTVEAFGNSIITLKHEVKYCKVCHNISDTEICQICANSQRDASTICVVENIRDVMAVEATQQYKGLYHVLGGVISPMDGVGPGDLQIQSLIDRVSAGGVNEVILALSTTMEGDTTNFFIYRKLEQSRVKLTVIARGISIGDELEYTDEVTLGRSIVNRTSFDGKM; the protein is encoded by the coding sequence GTGAATCAACAATATTCTTCCTTACTTTTAGAGAAAGCTGTTAATGAGTTTGCTAAATTGCCTGGAATAGGTAAAAAAACCGCAATGCGTTTAGTTCTACACCTACTCAGGCAAGATGCATCTACCGTAGAAGCTTTTGGTAATTCTATCATTACGTTAAAGCATGAAGTGAAATATTGCAAGGTTTGCCATAATATTTCTGATACAGAGATTTGTCAGATTTGTGCCAATTCACAAAGAGATGCTTCTACGATATGTGTGGTGGAAAATATACGCGACGTAATGGCTGTAGAAGCTACTCAGCAATATAAAGGACTTTATCATGTTTTGGGAGGTGTAATCTCCCCAATGGATGGGGTAGGGCCTGGTGATCTTCAAATACAAAGTCTTATTGATCGTGTCTCCGCAGGAGGTGTCAATGAAGTGATTTTAGCTTTGAGTACTACTATGGAGGGTGATACAACAAATTTCTTTATTTATCGTAAATTGGAACAATCAAGGGTTAAACTAACTGTAATAGCTCGTGGAATTTCTATAGGAGATGAATTGGAATACACTGATGAGGTTACTCTGGGGCGTAGTATTGTTAATCGTACTTCATTTGATGGTAAAATGTAA
- the yihA gene encoding ribosome biogenesis GTP-binding protein YihA/YsxC, producing MEIKSAEFVISNTDIQKCPVGNMPEYAFIGRSNVGKSSLINMLTARKGLAMTSATPGKTMLINHFIINEDWYLVDLPGYGYARRGVKGQEQIRTIIEDYILEREQMTNLFLLIDSRLEAQKIDLEFMEWLGENGIPFSIVFTKTDKLKGGKIRHNINMYLRKLKEQWEELPPHFITSSETRLGRDEILNYIETINESLKHK from the coding sequence ATGGAAATAAAAAGTGCTGAATTTGTAATAAGTAACACTGATATACAGAAATGTCCGGTTGGGAACATGCCCGAATATGCGTTTATCGGCCGTTCTAATGTTGGAAAATCCAGTTTAATAAACATGCTCACTGCCCGTAAAGGATTGGCAATGACATCTGCTACTCCGGGAAAAACAATGCTGATCAATCACTTCATCATCAACGAAGATTGGTATCTTGTAGATTTACCTGGCTATGGATATGCTCGTAGAGGTGTAAAAGGACAAGAACAAATCCGCACCATCATAGAAGATTATATATTGGAGCGTGAGCAAATGACTAATCTCTTTCTACTGATTGATAGCCGATTGGAAGCTCAAAAAATAGATTTAGAATTCATGGAATGGCTTGGTGAAAATGGTATACCTTTCTCTATTGTCTTCACAAAAACAGATAAACTTAAAGGTGGGAAAATACGACATAATATAAATATGTACTTGCGTAAACTTAAAGAACAGTGGGAAGAACTTCCCCCTCACTTCATTACCTCATCCGAAACCCGATTAGGAAGAGATGAAATACTTAATTACATCGAAACAATAAATGAAAGCCTGAAACATAAATAG
- a CDS encoding sodium:solute symporter, giving the protein MILITIICYFTALLIIARITSKKGGSNAIFFKGENKSPWYVVSFGMIGASISGVTFISVPGMVRGMDMTYMQTVFGFFFGYLVVAHVLLPIYYKLNLTSIYTYLETRIGIRAYRTGSIFFLLSRMLGTAAKLYLVCLILYTYVFQQFAIPFWIIAAGAVTLVWIYTHKSGIRTIVWTDTLQTFCLITALICIIFFTINKLGVNFSEVIQTINESKYSRILVFDDWVSRQNFFKQFISGIFIVIVMTGLDQDMMQKNLSCRNLKEAQKNMYCYGFSFIPLNFLFMCLGILLIALAGKTGIELPAINDEILPMFATQGYLGETVLVLFTIGVVAAAFSNSDSALTAMTTSFCIDILGTEKETEKIARQKRNKVHILFSIILVIFICLFRLFNDKSVIDAIYIIASYTYGPLLGMFSFGLFTKRKTNDYFVPFIAIVSPLLCCLIDYIVKQQTGYQFGYEMLMLNGMLTFAGLWIASIKTKNITN; this is encoded by the coding sequence ATGATATTGATCACTATAATCTGTTATTTTACCGCATTACTTATCATAGCCCGTATCACTAGCAAAAAAGGTGGTTCAAATGCCATATTTTTTAAAGGAGAAAATAAATCTCCATGGTACGTTGTATCCTTTGGTATGATTGGCGCATCTATATCGGGAGTAACCTTTATCTCTGTGCCTGGGATGGTAAGAGGAATGGATATGACTTATATGCAGACAGTTTTTGGCTTCTTTTTTGGTTATCTTGTTGTAGCTCATGTACTTCTACCCATATATTATAAGCTTAATCTGACGAGTATATATACCTACTTAGAAACGCGTATAGGGATAAGAGCATACCGCACAGGATCTATATTCTTTTTACTCTCCCGAATGCTTGGCACTGCAGCAAAGCTTTATTTAGTATGCCTCATCTTATATACATATGTATTTCAACAGTTTGCTATCCCCTTTTGGATCATTGCAGCAGGTGCCGTAACATTAGTATGGATTTATACGCATAAAAGTGGCATCCGAACTATAGTATGGACAGATACTCTACAGACCTTCTGTCTCATAACTGCCCTTATTTGCATCATTTTTTTCACCATTAACAAGTTAGGGGTTAACTTCTCAGAGGTCATACAAACCATAAATGAAAGTAAATATAGTCGCATATTAGTCTTTGACGACTGGGTATCTCGACAAAACTTCTTCAAGCAATTTATTAGTGGCATTTTCATCGTTATTGTGATGACAGGGTTAGATCAAGATATGATGCAGAAAAATCTTTCTTGCCGCAACCTAAAAGAAGCCCAAAAAAACATGTATTGTTATGGGTTCTCTTTTATCCCTTTAAACTTTCTATTTATGTGCTTAGGTATTCTCCTCATAGCCTTAGCCGGAAAAACAGGGATAGAGTTGCCTGCCATAAATGATGAAATACTTCCGATGTTTGCTACACAAGGATATTTAGGAGAAACCGTTTTAGTGCTTTTTACCATAGGGGTGGTAGCAGCGGCATTTAGTAACTCTGATTCCGCGTTAACCGCCATGACTACCAGTTTTTGTATTGATATCCTTGGCACAGAAAAAGAAACGGAAAAAATAGCTCGTCAAAAACGCAACAAAGTACACATACTCTTCTCTATAATACTCGTAATCTTCATTTGCCTATTCCGCTTGTTTAATGATAAAAGTGTAATCGATGCCATTTATATTATTGCATCCTACACTTACGGTCCTCTATTAGGCATGTTTTCTTTCGGACTTTTCACCAAGAGAAAAACAAATGATTACTTTGTACCATTTATCGCAATCGTTTCGCCTTTATTATGTTGCCTCATTGATTACATTGTAAAACAACAAACAGGCTATCAGTTCGGATACGAAATGTTGATGCTCAACGGCATGCTAACATTCGCAGGATTATGGATCGCTTCGATAAAAACAAAAAATATAACAAATTAA
- a CDS encoding helix-turn-helix domain-containing protein, with protein sequence MEIVDKKSKVVASLFRTLDELQEAIGEAFKRRTPHLNDEKYLSNNEVSKLLRLSTRTLQDWRDYGVISYIQISGKILYRQSDILKLLEDNFEKSWREEE encoded by the coding sequence ATGGAGATAGTAGATAAGAAATCCAAAGTTGTAGCATCCTTATTCCGAACATTGGACGAATTGCAGGAAGCGATTGGAGAAGCATTCAAAAGAAGAACACCACATTTGAATGATGAAAAGTATCTGTCGAATAACGAAGTCAGCAAATTGCTTCGGCTAAGCACCCGCACTTTGCAAGACTGGCGGGATTATGGAGTTATCAGTTATATACAGATATCAGGGAAAATTCTGTATCGCCAATCCGACATCCTGAAATTATTGGAAGATAATTTCGAGAAGTCGTGGCGGGAGGAAGAATAA
- a CDS encoding pyridoxal phosphate-dependent aminotransferase, with translation MNKTPINREFVDKAIHKYEITDFSKATIREVKAIAAEAEANSGIEFIKMEMGVPGLPPSAIGIKAEINALKEGVASLYPDINGLPQLKEEASKFVKAFINVDIEPEGCVPVTGSMQGTFASFLACSQCDEKKDTILFIDPGFPVQKQQLLVMGVKHETFDVYEFRGEKLKEKLESYLKKGNISAIVYSNPNNPSWICLKEKELEIIGQLATQYDTIILEDLAYFAMDFRKDLGTPFKPPYQASVAHYTDNYILLISGSKAFSYAGQRIGVSCISNSLYHRNYPGLTKRYNGGTFGSIFIHRILYALSSGTSHSAQYALAAILKAANNGEYHFLEEVKVYGERARRLKEIFLRHGFHLVYDNDLGNPIADGFYFTIGYPGMTGGELTKELMYYGVSAISLTTTGSQQEGLRACTSFIKDHQYQQLDERMTIFQKNHPIF, from the coding sequence ATGAATAAAACTCCTATTAACCGTGAATTTGTAGACAAAGCTATCCACAAATATGAAATAACCGACTTTTCTAAAGCTACTATACGTGAGGTAAAAGCTATTGCTGCTGAAGCAGAAGCTAATTCGGGTATAGAATTTATAAAAATGGAAATGGGTGTTCCCGGACTACCTCCTTCTGCCATTGGGATAAAAGCGGAAATCAATGCTTTAAAAGAAGGGGTAGCAAGCCTTTACCCTGATATCAACGGGTTGCCTCAACTTAAAGAAGAAGCGTCCAAATTTGTGAAAGCATTTATAAACGTAGACATTGAACCGGAAGGCTGTGTACCTGTGACAGGATCTATGCAAGGTACATTTGCTTCTTTTTTAGCTTGCAGTCAGTGTGATGAAAAGAAAGATACGATTCTTTTTATTGATCCCGGATTCCCGGTACAAAAGCAACAACTACTTGTCATGGGGGTAAAACATGAAACTTTTGATGTCTATGAGTTTCGAGGAGAAAAACTTAAAGAGAAGCTAGAAAGCTATCTTAAGAAAGGAAATATATCAGCAATTGTATATTCTAATCCTAATAATCCTAGCTGGATTTGTCTCAAAGAGAAAGAATTAGAAATCATTGGGCAACTAGCTACCCAGTATGACACTATCATACTTGAAGATCTAGCCTATTTCGCGATGGATTTTCGAAAAGATCTTGGCACTCCTTTTAAACCGCCTTATCAAGCTTCAGTAGCTCACTATACCGATAATTATATACTTCTTATTTCCGGTTCCAAAGCATTTAGCTATGCAGGCCAACGTATTGGAGTTAGTTGTATTTCGAATAGTCTCTACCATCGTAATTATCCAGGATTAACCAAACGCTACAATGGTGGAACTTTTGGTTCTATCTTTATCCACCGTATTTTATATGCACTATCTTCGGGCACAAGCCACTCTGCACAATACGCACTAGCTGCTATTTTAAAGGCTGCTAATAACGGAGAATATCATTTTTTGGAGGAAGTTAAGGTCTATGGAGAACGGGCCAGAAGACTTAAAGAGATTTTTTTACGACACGGGTTTCACCTAGTTTATGACAACGACTTAGGCAATCCTATTGCTGACGGCTTCTATTTTACCATAGGCTATCCGGGAATGACTGGCGGAGAATTGACTAAAGAATTAATGTATTATGGTGTCAGTGCCATTTCTCTTACTACAACAGGAAGCCAACAAGAAGGATTACGAGCTTGCACCTCATTCATTAAAGATCATCAATATCAACAATTGGATGAAAGAATGACTATATTTCAAAAGAACCATCCAATTTTTTAA
- a CDS encoding GNAT family N-acetyltransferase, with translation MKKSYLVDDRIFLRAIEPEDLDIIYEMENNPSFWSITNLTVPYSRYVIKEYIANTQSDMFADKQLRLMIVCKEGNKVIGTIDITDYVPLHGRGGVGIAILEEFRNQGLAFDAMNLLCEYAFNFLHMKQLYAHIPSENEASLNLFTSCGFVRSGLLKEWLHTDDNTYADVVLMQYINPNS, from the coding sequence ATGAAAAAATCTTATCTAGTTGATGATCGTATCTTTCTTCGGGCAATTGAACCAGAAGATCTTGATATAATTTATGAGATGGAAAATAATCCCTCTTTTTGGAGTATTACCAATCTTACCGTTCCTTATTCGCGTTATGTGATTAAAGAATACATTGCGAATACTCAATCTGACATGTTCGCTGATAAACAATTACGGTTAATGATTGTGTGCAAGGAGGGAAACAAAGTAATTGGTACCATTGATATTACAGATTATGTTCCTCTGCATGGACGTGGAGGAGTGGGAATAGCCATTCTTGAAGAGTTTCGCAATCAAGGGTTGGCTTTTGATGCTATGAATTTGTTGTGTGAATATGCTTTTAATTTTTTGCATATGAAACAATTGTATGCTCATATTCCTTCTGAGAATGAAGCAAGCCTGAATTTATTTACTTCGTGTGGTTTCGTTCGAAGCGGTTTACTTAAAGAATGGTTGCACACAGATGACAATACCTATGCAGATGTTGTTTTGATGCAATACATTAATCCGAATAGTTAA
- a CDS encoding YqgE/AlgH family protein, translating into MKINTDIFKIESNNVPPARGKILISEPFLLDDTFGRSVILLIDHTNESSMGLVMNKEIPLLLNDVIKDFQDIENIPIYKGGPLATDTLFYLHTFQDLPDALPISKGLFLNGDFDIVKKYILEGNPIKGVIRFFLGYSGWELGQLHQEIEENTWLIGKSDRQSLLSEKTNNLWKKSLIKLGSKYETWSRFPQIPSLN; encoded by the coding sequence ATGAAGATTAATACAGACATATTCAAAATAGAATCAAACAACGTACCACCTGCACGAGGAAAAATTCTAATATCAGAACCTTTCCTACTTGATGACACATTTGGTCGTTCTGTTATTCTACTCATTGATCATACCAATGAGAGTAGTATGGGGCTTGTGATGAATAAAGAAATCCCATTATTACTGAATGATGTTATTAAAGATTTTCAAGACATAGAAAATATTCCTATATATAAAGGGGGGCCATTAGCTACAGACACGCTATTCTATCTCCATACATTTCAGGATCTACCAGATGCTCTTCCTATAAGCAAAGGCTTATTCCTAAATGGGGATTTTGATATAGTGAAAAAATATATATTGGAAGGAAATCCAATAAAAGGAGTCATACGTTTCTTCTTAGGATATTCCGGCTGGGAGTTAGGACAACTCCACCAAGAAATAGAAGAGAACACATGGCTTATTGGTAAAAGTGACAGGCAAAGTTTGTTAAGTGAAAAAACAAATAATTTGTGGAAAAAGTCCTTGATAAAGCTAGGAAGTAAATATGAGACATGGTCCCGTTTTCCACAAATCCCATCATTAAACTAA
- a CDS encoding DUF3876 domain-containing protein, translating to MKGVSLDLNALSGNWESVNLNPTVIIYRDGEQYMLSIIHINETSRQASPATYEIQEDEDGYFINYNLKRTAISYDVKLDVLHLSSLGD from the coding sequence ATGAAAGGAGTATCACTTGACTTAAACGCTTTGTCGGGGAACTGGGAAAGTGTAAACTTGAATCCGACAGTTATCATCTATCGGGATGGAGAACAGTATATGTTGAGTATCATCCACATAAACGAAACGAGCCGACAGGCAAGCCCTGCAACTTATGAGATTCAGGAAGATGAAGATGGATATTTTATCAATTACAACTTGAAACGGACGGCAATCAGCTATGATGTAAAACTGGATGTTCTACACCTATCTTCTTTAGGCGATTAA
- a CDS encoding transposase — translation MNYDTFLRFIFPDGMFDYFDMVRFNELSDKVEIYFEEKNNPPEEYHQDKLESKGFYEEVRMHDYLMRERSCILFIKKHRWYNHSKEKYVSRNWLLMAQGTQISCEFASFLKAMDRLSRH, via the coding sequence ATGAATTACGATACTTTCCTTCGCTTCATCTTTCCCGATGGGATGTTTGATTACTTCGATATGGTTCGTTTCAATGAACTTTCTGATAAAGTTGAAATCTATTTTGAGGAGAAAAATAATCCTCCTGAAGAATATCATCAGGATAAGCTTGAAAGTAAAGGGTTCTACGAAGAAGTACGTATGCATGATTATCTTATGCGTGAACGTAGCTGTATCCTTTTTATAAAGAAACACAGATGGTATAACCACAGCAAAGAAAAATACGTATCCCGTAATTGGTTATTAATGGCTCAAGGCACGCAAATCTCCTGTGAATTTGCGTCTTTTTTAAAAGCTATGGATCGACTCTCGCGCCATTAG